The following proteins are encoded in a genomic region of Pseudomonas sp. Os17:
- a CDS encoding LysR family transcriptional regulator encodes MMTLRQIRHFIAVAETGSISAAAQAVFISQSTLTLAIQQLEQEIGVNLFSRHAKGMTLTHQGHQFLRQAHLILATVDNAKRSLQQNSDPVAGQLTVGVTSLVAGYYLADLLTRFQRAYPNVDIRVMEDERPYIEHLLVSGEIDVGVLILSNLEDRHALQTEVLTHSPHRLWLPPRHPLLEHDSINLADVAREPLIQLNVDEMERNAQRLWSTAGLQPRISLRTASTEAVRSLVAAGLGLSIQPDMTYRPWSLEGDIIEARPLADLNQTLDVGLAWRRGTARPALVDPFLTVAREQPPGGRKPSI; translated from the coding sequence ATGATGACCTTGCGCCAGATCCGTCACTTTATCGCCGTGGCCGAAACCGGCTCGATCTCCGCCGCCGCCCAGGCGGTGTTCATTTCCCAGTCGACCCTGACCCTGGCCATCCAGCAACTGGAGCAGGAAATCGGCGTCAACCTGTTCAGCCGCCATGCCAAGGGCATGACCCTGACCCATCAGGGGCATCAGTTCCTGCGTCAGGCGCACCTGATCCTGGCCACGGTGGACAACGCCAAGCGCAGCCTGCAACAGAACAGCGACCCGGTGGCCGGACAGTTGACCGTGGGGGTGACCAGCCTGGTGGCCGGCTATTACCTGGCGGACCTGCTGACCCGCTTCCAGCGCGCCTACCCCAATGTCGACATCCGGGTCATGGAGGACGAACGGCCCTATATCGAACACCTGCTGGTCAGTGGCGAAATCGACGTCGGGGTGCTGATCCTGTCCAACCTCGAAGACCGCCACGCGCTGCAGACCGAAGTCCTGACCCACTCGCCGCACCGCCTCTGGCTGCCGCCCCGGCATCCCTTGCTGGAACACGACAGCATCAACCTGGCGGACGTGGCCCGGGAGCCGCTGATCCAGCTCAACGTCGATGAAATGGAGCGCAACGCCCAGCGCCTGTGGAGCACGGCCGGGCTGCAGCCACGGATCAGCCTGCGCACCGCCTCCACCGAAGCGGTGCGCAGCCTGGTGGCCGCCGGGCTCGGCCTGTCGATCCAGCCGGACATGACCTACCGCCCCTGGTCCCTGGAGGGCGACATCATCGAGGCCCGGCCCCTGGCGGACCTCAACCAGACCCTGGATGTGGGCCTGGCCTGGCGCCGGGGCACCGCGCGCCCGGCCCTGGTGGACCCTTTCCTCACCGTGGCCCGGGAGCAGCCCCCGGGCGGGCGCAAGCCATCTATTTAA
- a CDS encoding tellurite resistance TerB family protein, whose amino-acid sequence MNTRGLLDQLLKSGQELLQNQAGTASGERGKARQGGLGDLLGGKSGGLGGLLGGAGGGALAAGAMGLLLGNKKARKFGGKALTYGGLAALGVLAYKAYGNWQAQQGTAPANEPRTLDRLPAQQVEQHSQAILKALVAAAKADGHVDERERALIEDQLRKLDNDPQLQQWLHSELHKPLDPADVARAASTPEMAAEMYLASVMLVDEEHFMEKAYLDELARQLQLPVGLKAELENQVRQNAH is encoded by the coding sequence ATGAACACCCGTGGATTGCTCGATCAATTACTCAAGTCCGGCCAGGAGCTGTTGCAGAACCAGGCCGGCACCGCGTCCGGCGAGCGCGGCAAGGCCCGCCAGGGCGGCCTTGGCGATTTGCTCGGGGGCAAGTCCGGCGGTCTTGGCGGACTGCTCGGCGGCGCTGGCGGCGGGGCCCTGGCAGCCGGGGCCATGGGCTTGCTGCTGGGCAACAAGAAGGCCCGCAAGTTCGGCGGCAAGGCCCTGACCTATGGCGGCCTCGCGGCCCTCGGCGTGCTGGCCTACAAGGCCTACGGCAACTGGCAGGCGCAACAGGGCACGGCCCCGGCCAATGAGCCGCGGACCCTCGACCGGTTGCCGGCGCAACAGGTCGAGCAGCACAGCCAGGCGATCCTCAAGGCCCTGGTGGCGGCGGCCAAGGCCGACGGCCATGTCGACGAGCGCGAGCGGGCGCTGATCGAGGACCAGTTGCGCAAGCTGGACAACGACCCGCAGCTGCAACAGTGGCTGCACAGCGAGTTGCACAAGCCGCTGGACCCTGCGGACGTGGCCCGCGCCGCCAGCACCCCGGAAATGGCCGCCGAGATGTACCTGGCCAGCGTGATGCTGGTGGATGAAGAACACTTCATGGAGAAGGCCTACCTGGATGAACTGGCGCGCCAACTGCAACTGCCAGTGGGGCTCAAGGCTGAACTGGAAAACCAGGTGCGCCAGAACGCTCACTGA